In the Desulfatiglans sp. genome, one interval contains:
- a CDS encoding class I SAM-dependent methyltransferase produces the protein MPTSSKGEDPSNGWESVAKEFISIASWDIGAATVMSWSSFLKPGQAVLDVGCGFGGSYTKGLTEKGIEVYGIDASDTLILEHQKRFPKAFVRCEPAEESSLFNREFDGVLSVGLIFLLSHEKQRMVLEKMADSVKEGGRLLFSSPFQVCDWTDLLTGKRSASLGRDIYVETLQKHGLRLIGEYTDEGENHYFDFQKAPTL, from the coding sequence GTGCCAACTTCAAGCAAAGGTGAAGATCCATCCAATGGCTGGGAATCCGTCGCAAAAGAATTCATATCCATTGCATCCTGGGACATAGGAGCTGCGACCGTTATGAGTTGGAGTAGCTTTCTTAAACCAGGACAAGCAGTTTTAGATGTTGGATGTGGGTTTGGCGGATCGTACACCAAAGGCCTGACGGAAAAAGGAATTGAAGTATACGGAATCGATGCTTCAGACACGCTGATCTTAGAACACCAAAAGAGATTCCCAAAAGCATTCGTTCGATGTGAACCTGCTGAAGAGTCTTCACTTTTCAACAGAGAATTTGATGGAGTTCTGTCCGTGGGATTAATCTTTCTCTTGTCTCATGAGAAGCAACGAATGGTGCTTGAGAAGATGGCCGATTCAGTAAAAGAAGGGGGGCGGCTTTTATTCAGCTCTCCTTTTCAGGTCTGTGACTGGACTGATCTATTAACCGGGAAGAGATCTGCATCATTGGGCAGAGACATTTATGTCGAGACCCTTCAGAAGCACGGCTTGAGATTGATCGGTGAATATACAGATGAAGGTGAAAATCACTACTTCGATTTTCAGAAGGCGCCTACATTGTGA
- a CDS encoding GNAT family N-acetyltransferase codes for MNGLQVRYQQIGDAKRFYEILTNPDFILFPVKPKSIEAEKRFLRTTKRLRENNVAYNYTILLRRRVVGAIGIKIDQHRTYIGEIGYFVDRKYWGREIAVNAVNLIEDICFDELGLERIEINTLKQNVLSIRVAEKCGYKKEGIQRHKIKLGGKWEDAYLFAKVKN; via the coding sequence ATGAATGGATTACAAGTCAGATATCAACAAATCGGCGATGCTAAACGTTTCTACGAGATACTTACGAATCCCGATTTCATCCTTTTTCCTGTGAAACCTAAAAGCATCGAAGCGGAGAAGCGCTTTTTACGAACCACTAAACGACTGCGTGAAAACAATGTAGCCTATAACTATACCATTTTGTTGAGACGCAGGGTTGTGGGTGCAATAGGAATTAAAATCGACCAACATCGTACATACATTGGTGAGATAGGTTACTTTGTGGATAGAAAATACTGGGGGAGAGAAATAGCTGTTAACGCAGTAAACCTTATTGAAGATATCTGCTTTGATGAGCTTGGATTGGAACGAATAGAGATCAATACTCTTAAGCAGAATGTTTTAAGTATTCGCGTAGCTGAGAAGTGCGGATACAAAAAGGAGGGTATCCAAAGACACAAAATTAAGCTTGGCGGGAAATGGGAGGATGCCTACCTGTTTGCCAAGGTGAAAAATTGA